Proteins encoded by one window of Dioscorea cayenensis subsp. rotundata cultivar TDr96_F1 chromosome 20, TDr96_F1_v2_PseudoChromosome.rev07_lg8_w22 25.fasta, whole genome shotgun sequence:
- the LOC120251573 gene encoding uncharacterized protein LOC120251573 isoform X1, with protein MMDVSLLPNVDSIEFGIGSSEKGNTLTTGKPRKKSMTSLYLKFFETAPDGKSRRCKFCKQSYAMSTATGNLGRHLNHHHPGYDWQSDTSEQVAGAIVPFKKPPTQVKPATVDFDHLNWLLLKWLIEASLPPSSLDEMLNRSFKFLNPLVKFWPKEKVQAVILEVFRSMREDIKASLEQINSKVSITLDFWTSCEQLYYMCVKCHWIDENWYPHKVLLDVCHIPYPFTGSEIFQVLIKVLKMYNIDNRVLSCTHDNSQHAVHACRMLSEELDAQKAPFCYIPCAARTLNLIIEDGLRTPKPILSKIREFVIQLNSSAEIAQDFKQIAITYQEGLWKLPLDTSASWSGDYTMLDIVRKASNSMDTAIRKHEETFGSRHLLSSTEKSVINLLHSYFEPFYKITTNLCASKVQSIGLVLFFMDHVFEVIGACRDSCRNEWLKSAADDMATRTRSFNNHAYNSFTFMAAVLDPRIKRELIPESLNSEKNLEEARDHFSRHYSPNQFPCITNTYTGRDTEEVGVSFAEEIARKRRRASMIAATDELTQYLTEPLVPIASDVLDWWRVNATRYPRLSVMARDYLAVQGTSVEPEELFSSKGDDIRKQQFSLPHMSMQPLMCIKSWLHCGYKFKYRGSLIDFDKLTEASVSANEIAGTIVEKKQK; from the exons ATGATGGACGTGTCACTCCTACCAAATGTAGATTCTATAGAATTTGGAATAGGATCCTCAGAGAAAGGGAATACTCTCACCACAGGAAAACCGAGAAAAAAGTCTATGACATCATTATATCTTAAATTCTTTGAAACAGCACCTGATGGAAAGAGTCGGAGATGCAAATTTTGCAAGCAAAGCTATGCTATGTCTACTGCAACtg GAAACCTTGGAAGACATCTCAATCACCATCATCCAGGTTATGATTGGCAAAGTGACACTAGTGAACAGGTTGCGGGGGCTATTGTGCCATTCAAGAAGCCTCCTACTCAGGTAAAACCTGCTACAGTAGATTTTGATCATCTCAACTGGCTACTGCTCAAGTGGCTCATTGAGGCATCTCTTCCTCCTTCATCCTTGGATGAAATGTTAAATAGATCATTCAAGTTTCTCAATCCATTGGTCAAGTTTTGGCCTAAAGAGAAAGTTCAAGCTGTTATCCTTGAAGTTTTCAGAAGTATGCGGGAGGATATTAAGGCATCACTGGAACAAATTAATTCGAAGGTCTCCATCACCCTTGACTTTTGGACCTCCTGTGAGCAATTGTATTATATGTGTGTCAAATGCCATTGGATTGATGAGAACTGGTATCCTCATAAGGTTCTTCTTGATGTATGTCACATCCCTTATCCATTCACCGGCTCAGAGATCTTCCAAGTCTTAATTAAGGTCCTTAAGATGTACAATATTGATAACCGCGTCCTTTCCTGCACTCATGATAACAGTCAACATGCAGTTCATGCTTGCCGTATGTTATCAGAAGAGTTGGATGCTCAGAAGGCACCTTTCTGCTATATTCCCTGTGCTGCACGTACCCTGAATCTGATCATAGAAGATGGCTTGAGAACTCCAAAACCTATACTGTCTAAAATACGGGAATTTGTGATTCAGCTGAATTCATCTGCTGAAATTGCTCAAGATTTTAAGCAAATCGCTATAACGTATCAGGAAGGTTTATGGAAGTTACCACTGGATACTTCAGCAAGTTGGAGTGGTGACTACACTATGCTAGACATTGTACGCAAG GCCTCTAATTCCATGGATACTGCCATCAGAAAGCATGAAGAAACATTTGGAAGTAGGCATCTGCTTAGCTCCACAGAGAAATCTGTAATTAACCTCTTGCATTCATATTTTGAGCCGTTTTATAAGATCACGACCAACCTATGTGCCagtaaagtgcaaagtattggTCTGGTGCTTTTCTTTATGGACCATGTCTTCGAGGTAATTGGTGCTTGCAGGGACAGTTGTCGTAATGAATGGCTCAAGAGTGCAGCTGATGACATGGCAACAAGAACTAGAAGCTTCAACAACCATGCCTATAATTCTTTCACTTTCATGGCTGCAGTTCTTGATCCAAGGATCAAGAGAGAGCTTATTCCTGAAAGTCTCAACTCAGAGAAGAATTTAGAGGAAGCTAGGGACCATTTCTCCAGGCATTATTCACCAAATCAATTTCCGTGCATCACAAATACTTACACTGGTCGGGATACTGAAGAAGTTGGTGTTTCCTTTGCTGAAGAGATTGCACGAAAGCGTAGGCGTGCAAGCATGATTGCTGCTACAGATGAGCTGACCCAGTATTTAACAGAGCCTCTTGTGCCAATTGCCTCTGATGTTTTAGATTGGTGGAGGGTGAATGCCACTCGTTACCCCCGGCTTTCTGTGATGGCTCGTGACTACTTGGCTGTGCAGGGGACTTCAGTTGAGCCAGAGGAGTTATTTTCTAGCAAAGGCGATGACATCAGAAAGCAACAATTCAGTTTGCCTCACATGAGCATGCAACCGCTCATGTGCATTAAATCATGGTTGCATTGTGGATACAAGTTCAAGTACCGGGGTTCTCTCATTGACTTTGACAAATTGACAGAAGCTAGTGTCAGTGCCAATGAAATTGCTGGTACCATTGTTGAGAAGAAACAGAAATGA
- the LOC120251573 gene encoding uncharacterized protein LOC120251573 isoform X2, whose translation MERVGDANFASKAMLCLLQLETLEDISITIIQVMIGKVTLVNRLRGLLCHSRSLLLRSFKFLNPLVKFWPKEKVQAVILEVFRSMREDIKASLEQINSKVSITLDFWTSCEQLYYMCVKCHWIDENWYPHKVLLDVCHIPYPFTGSEIFQVLIKVLKMYNIDNRVLSCTHDNSQHAVHACRMLSEELDAQKAPFCYIPCAARTLNLIIEDGLRTPKPILSKIREFVIQLNSSAEIAQDFKQIAITYQEGLWKLPLDTSASWSGDYTMLDIVRKASNSMDTAIRKHEETFGSRHLLSSTEKSVINLLHSYFEPFYKITTNLCASKVQSIGLVLFFMDHVFEVIGACRDSCRNEWLKSAADDMATRTRSFNNHAYNSFTFMAAVLDPRIKRELIPESLNSEKNLEEARDHFSRHYSPNQFPCITNTYTGRDTEEVGVSFAEEIARKRRRASMIAATDELTQYLTEPLVPIASDVLDWWRVNATRYPRLSVMARDYLAVQGTSVEPEELFSSKGDDIRKQQFSLPHMSMQPLMCIKSWLHCGYKFKYRGSLIDFDKLTEASVSANEIAGTIVEKKQK comes from the exons ATGGAAAGAGTCGGAGATGCAAATTTTGCAAGCAAAGCTATGCTATGTCTACTGCAACtg GAAACCTTGGAAGACATCTCAATCACCATCATCCAGGTTATGATTGGCAAAGTGACACTAGTGAACAGGTTGCGGGGGCTATTGTGCCATTCAAGAAGCCTCCTACTCAG ATCATTCAAGTTTCTCAATCCATTGGTCAAGTTTTGGCCTAAAGAGAAAGTTCAAGCTGTTATCCTTGAAGTTTTCAGAAGTATGCGGGAGGATATTAAGGCATCACTGGAACAAATTAATTCGAAGGTCTCCATCACCCTTGACTTTTGGACCTCCTGTGAGCAATTGTATTATATGTGTGTCAAATGCCATTGGATTGATGAGAACTGGTATCCTCATAAGGTTCTTCTTGATGTATGTCACATCCCTTATCCATTCACCGGCTCAGAGATCTTCCAAGTCTTAATTAAGGTCCTTAAGATGTACAATATTGATAACCGCGTCCTTTCCTGCACTCATGATAACAGTCAACATGCAGTTCATGCTTGCCGTATGTTATCAGAAGAGTTGGATGCTCAGAAGGCACCTTTCTGCTATATTCCCTGTGCTGCACGTACCCTGAATCTGATCATAGAAGATGGCTTGAGAACTCCAAAACCTATACTGTCTAAAATACGGGAATTTGTGATTCAGCTGAATTCATCTGCTGAAATTGCTCAAGATTTTAAGCAAATCGCTATAACGTATCAGGAAGGTTTATGGAAGTTACCACTGGATACTTCAGCAAGTTGGAGTGGTGACTACACTATGCTAGACATTGTACGCAAG GCCTCTAATTCCATGGATACTGCCATCAGAAAGCATGAAGAAACATTTGGAAGTAGGCATCTGCTTAGCTCCACAGAGAAATCTGTAATTAACCTCTTGCATTCATATTTTGAGCCGTTTTATAAGATCACGACCAACCTATGTGCCagtaaagtgcaaagtattggTCTGGTGCTTTTCTTTATGGACCATGTCTTCGAGGTAATTGGTGCTTGCAGGGACAGTTGTCGTAATGAATGGCTCAAGAGTGCAGCTGATGACATGGCAACAAGAACTAGAAGCTTCAACAACCATGCCTATAATTCTTTCACTTTCATGGCTGCAGTTCTTGATCCAAGGATCAAGAGAGAGCTTATTCCTGAAAGTCTCAACTCAGAGAAGAATTTAGAGGAAGCTAGGGACCATTTCTCCAGGCATTATTCACCAAATCAATTTCCGTGCATCACAAATACTTACACTGGTCGGGATACTGAAGAAGTTGGTGTTTCCTTTGCTGAAGAGATTGCACGAAAGCGTAGGCGTGCAAGCATGATTGCTGCTACAGATGAGCTGACCCAGTATTTAACAGAGCCTCTTGTGCCAATTGCCTCTGATGTTTTAGATTGGTGGAGGGTGAATGCCACTCGTTACCCCCGGCTTTCTGTGATGGCTCGTGACTACTTGGCTGTGCAGGGGACTTCAGTTGAGCCAGAGGAGTTATTTTCTAGCAAAGGCGATGACATCAGAAAGCAACAATTCAGTTTGCCTCACATGAGCATGCAACCGCTCATGTGCATTAAATCATGGTTGCATTGTGGATACAAGTTCAAGTACCGGGGTTCTCTCATTGACTTTGACAAATTGACAGAAGCTAGTGTCAGTGCCAATGAAATTGCTGGTACCATTGTTGAGAAGAAACAGAAATGA